One region of Drosophila subobscura isolate 14011-0131.10 chromosome J, UCBerk_Dsub_1.0, whole genome shotgun sequence genomic DNA includes:
- the LOC117895438 gene encoding SRSF protein kinase 1 isoform X2 has translation MNSWGMRMDATCPREHNATATAEAEWHWIADPWLDLYPSYLQNLQAVTDLASWANQQSRHVANTLAQDHIFVGVLQVSLLLLFLYLMYQLQQWSSRSPEEPPSVTATADVTKQLICEFNFVSEQEKRAAQEAETEALLEVEEKKRRKRFTKKRVCVSAGPVLIAIRQQSRRPKPHRHQALVFEPISPMERVLENYLPPREQPLTFRLTQQEAVPVPAREEETTELPEFISEPRGTLSTTDEIYPDSSDSSLYVSDEEQEDASQYCRGGYHPVVIGDIFDNRFRVVRKLGWGHFSTVWLCRDLKDEKYVALKVVKSAPHYIETAADEIRLLEAIRDADPLDVKRERIVRLMNHFTVRGVNGMHTCLVFEALGCSLYKLIVKNNYQGLAIAQVRNIIKQVLEGLDYLHSKCSIIHTDIKPENILLVIDNAAAMNQQIDDEINSLRVKGADFPDSYISSIEKQTKTRAKWPLIEPNGSTNTNTNTSNSTGNNSTSSTPLAAVAMSSLDKDDTTTSSTLNSNTTSSLASKYSSLLGDSECNGIGGGVCLLGGLGGGVESPILNNRYRTEKKITAKQLPSSNSNSNCHPNPNPASTNSSCPSYNANTNINPKINTNTQSTCTSMPSEYTNNQNCPSTNATSATPSATPALVSTTASATATATATATATAMPPSTCTYSFTHLAPTTTTPTATTASASTELYNGDHTSTTTTNATSTTTTTTTTTTTTATASANTSAKLNVHANAIPSQNQSQSSQNNTYTIQSLISNSNVRVKIADLGNACYDYHHFTEDIQTRQYRSIEVLLGAPYNYTADIWSTACLAFELATGDYLFDPHAGESYSRDEDHLAHIVELLGSIPQSVILRGKHGLKYFTSYGNLRNITKLKPWSLMNVLVEKYDWDPVEAKKFSDFLLPMLEYNPVIRASAAECLQHPWLEQEEFV, from the exons ATGAACAGCTGGGGAATGAGAATGGATGCCACCTGCCCAAGGGAGCACAATGCCACAGCGACAGCTGAGGCAGAGTGGCACTGGATAGCCGACCCCTGGCTGGATTTGTACCCCAGCTATCTGCAGAACCTGCAGGCCGTCACGGACCTGGCCAGCTGGGCGAATCAGCAGAGCCGTCATGTGGCGAACACCCTAGCCCAGGATCACATCTTCGTTGGCGTACTCCAGGTCTCCCTGCTCCTCTTATTCCTCTACCTGATGTACCAGCTCCAACAGTGGAGCAGCCGGAGCCCGGAGGAGCCGCCCAGCGTCACGGCCACAGCCGACGTCACGAAGCAGTTGATCTGCGAGTTCAACTTTGTGTCCGAGCAGGAGAAGCGCGCCGCCCAGGAGGCGGAAACGGAGGCCTTGCTCGAGGTGGAGGAGAAAAAGCGTCGCAAGAGGTTCACCAAGAAGCGCGTCTGCGTCTCAGCCGGGCCCGTTCTCATCGCAATCCGCCAGCAGTCGAGGCGTCCCAAACCACATAGACACCAGGCCTTGGTCTTCGAGCCAATCTCTCCGATGGAGCGTGTGCTGGAGAACTACCTTCCGCCGAGAGAGCAGCCATTGACCTTCAGGCTTACCCAGCAGGAGGCTGTCCCTGTTCCTGCGAGGGAGGAAGAAACAACGGAGCTTCCAGAGTTCAT TTCGGAGCCACGCGGTACTCTGAGCACGACAGACGAGATCTACCCTGACTCGTCGGACAGCAGCCTGTACGTGTCggacgaggagcaggaggacgCCTCTCAGTATTGCCGCGGCGGCTACCATCCGGTGGTCATCGGCGACATATTCGACAATCGGTTTCGAGTTGTCCGCAAGCTGGGCTGGGGTCACTTCTCCACCGTCTGGCTGTGCCGGGATCTCAA GGACGAGAAGTACGTGGCTCTCAAGGTGGTGAAGAGCGCCCCACACTACATCGAGACGGCCGCAGACGAGATCCGCCTGCTGGAGGCCATCCGGGACGCGGATCCGCTGGACGTGAAGCGGGAGCGCATCGTGCGGCTGATGAATCACTTCACTGTGCGCGGCGTGAACGGGATGCACACGTGCCTGGTGTTCGAGGCGCTCGGCTGCAGCCTGTACAAGCTGATCGTGAAGAACAACTACCAGGGACTGGCCATCGCCCAGGTGCGCAACATCATCAAGCAGGTGCTCGAGGGTCTGGACTACCTGCACAGCAAGTGCAGCATCATCCACACGGACATCAAGCCGGAGAACATCCTCCTGGTGATTGACAATGCCGCAGCGATGAACCAGCAAATCGACGACGAGATCAACAGTCTGCGCGTGAAGGGAGCCGACTTCCCCGACTCGTACA TCAGCTCCATCGAGAAACAGACCAAGACGCGGGCCAAGTGGCCACTGATCGAGCCTAACGGATCGACTAACACCAACACGAACACTAGCAACAGCACGGGCAACAACTCGACCTCTTCGACGCCGCTGGCAGCGGTGGCCATGTCCTCGCTGGACAAGGACGACACCACCACCTCGTCCACCCTCAACTCGAACACCACTTCCTCGCTGGCCTCCAAGTACTCGAGTCTGCTCGGCGACAGCGAGTGCAACGGCATCGGCGGTGGCGTTTGCCTGCTCGGGGGTCTGGGTGGTGGCGTCGAGAGTCCCATCCTGAACAACCGATATCGAACCGAGAAGAAAATCACTGCCAAG CAGCTGCCCAGCtcaaactccaactccaattgccaccccaaccccaaccccgcCTCCACCAACAGCTCCTGCCCCTCTTACAACGCCAATACGAATATCAACCCAAAGATCAACACAAATACTCAAAGCACGTGCACGTCCATGCCCAGCGAGTACACCAACAACCAGAACTGCCCCTCCACAAACGCCACATCGGCCACTCCTAGTGCAACTCCTGCCTTAGTTTCCACCAccgcctcagccacagccacagccacagccacagccacagccacagccatgccCCCCAGCACGTGCACGTACTCGTTCACGCATCTAgcgccaacaacaacgactccaactgcaacaacTGCATCTGCAAGCACAGAGCTGTACAATGGCGACCATACATCTACAACTACAACCAACGCGACctcaactacaacaacaacaacaacaacaacaaccacaactgcaactgcatcaGCAAACACATCCGCTAAACTAAATGTCCATGCCAATGCCATTCCTTCGCAGAACCAGAGTCAGAGTAGCCAGAACAACACTTACACGATACAGTCGctcatcagcaacagcaacgtgCGAGTGAAGATCGCGGATCTGGGCAACGCATGCTACGAT TACCATCACTTCACCGAGGACATACAGACGCGGCAGTACCGATCGATCGAGGTCCTGCTGGGGGCACCCTACAACTATACCGCCGATATCTGGAGCACCGCCTGCCTGGCCTTCGAGCTGGCCACCGGTGACTATCTGTTCGACCCACACGCTGGCGAGTCCTACAGCCGGGACGAGGACCACTTGGCGCACATCGTCGAGCTGCTTGGCTCCATTCCGCAGTCGGTGATACTGCGGGGCAAGCACGGACTCAAGTACTTCACCAGTTATG GCAACCTCAGGAACATCACCAAGCTGAAACCCTGGAGCCTGATGAACGTGCTCGTGGAGAAGTACGACTGGGACCCGGTGGAAGCCAAGAAGTTCTCCGACTTCCTGCTGCCCATGTTAGAGTATAATCCCGTCATACGCGCCTCGGCTGCCGAGTGCCTGCAGCATCCCTGGCTCGAGCAAGAGGAGTTCGTCTAG